The following are encoded in a window of Spiroplasma tabanidicola genomic DNA:
- a CDS encoding glycoside hydrolase family 1 protein, with amino-acid sequence MIKFPKEFIFGVSLSGPQTEGWDGKNKYSVMDYWYKQNKNDFFNCVGPDVTSNFYYDYKEKLKWIDEIGLEIYRTSIQWTRLLDDFETLTINEDGYNFYLNYFKEIKKRNIILVVNLHHFDTPQEILEQGGWENKKTIELFLGFAKKCFELFGDIVDEWTTFNEPLADVDAKYLYAWHYPKISDFKRSIQVFINMIIAHAKVVVYFKEHFKNKKISIILNVTPAYPRSNSKEDLKAAEFKNMLITNSQLDLVLKGIVSKDLIIFLQKNNLMPDVKDEEFAFIKKAKIDYLSLNYYQPSRVKAKESVKEDDELMPESFYDVYDWPEKRINPYRGWEIYPEGIYDIAMLIKNKYDNFPWIISENGMGVEDELRFEKENMIMDDYRIEFIEEHLSYLKKAIDEGANCFGYSLWTFIDCWSWANAYKNRYGIVEYDLNSKKTKIKKSGLYFKNLIDVKKA; translated from the coding sequence TTGATAAAGTTTCCTAAAGAATTTATTTTTGGTGTATCACTTTCAGGACCTCAAACCGAAGGGTGAGATGGTAAAAATAAATATAGTGTAATGGATTATTGATATAAACAAAATAAAAATGATTTTTTTAATTGTGTTGGACCGGATGTAACTAGTAATTTTTATTATGACTACAAAGAAAAATTAAAATGAATTGATGAAATTGGTTTGGAAATTTATCGTACATCAATTCAATGAACAAGATTATTAGATGATTTTGAAACTTTAACAATAAATGAAGATGGATATAATTTTTATTTAAATTATTTTAAAGAGATAAAAAAAAGAAATATTATATTAGTTGTTAACTTACATCACTTTGATACACCTCAAGAGATTTTAGAGCAAGGTGGATGAGAAAACAAAAAAACTATAGAACTTTTTTTAGGTTTTGCAAAAAAATGTTTTGAACTGTTTGGAGATATTGTTGATGAATGAACAACTTTTAATGAGCCTTTAGCAGATGTTGATGCTAAGTATTTATATGCTTGACACTATCCAAAAATTTCTGATTTTAAAAGATCAATCCAAGTTTTTATAAATATGATTATTGCACATGCAAAAGTAGTTGTCTATTTTAAAGAACATTTTAAAAATAAAAAAATTTCAATAATTTTAAATGTTACTCCAGCTTATCCTAGATCAAATAGTAAAGAAGATTTAAAAGCTGCTGAATTTAAAAACATGCTAATAACAAATTCTCAACTTGATTTAGTTTTAAAGGGTATAGTAAGTAAAGACTTAATTATTTTTTTACAAAAAAATAACTTAATGCCTGATGTTAAAGATGAAGAATTTGCTTTTATTAAAAAAGCAAAAATCGATTATTTATCTTTAAACTATTATCAACCATCAAGGGTCAAAGCAAAAGAAAGTGTTAAAGAAGATGATGAACTAATGCCAGAAAGTTTTTATGATGTTTATGATTGACCAGAAAAAAGAATTAATCCGTATAGAGGATGAGAAATATATCCTGAAGGTATTTATGATATTGCAATGCTAATTAAAAATAAATACGATAATTTTCCTTGAATAATAAGCGAAAATGGTATGGGTGTAGAAGATGAACTTAGATTTGAAAAAGAAAATATGATAATGGATGATTATCGTATTGAGTTTATAGAAGAACATTTAAGTTATTTAAAAAAAGCTATTGATGAAGGTGCTAACTGTTTTGGATATTCATTATGAACTTTTATTGATTGTTGAAGCTGAGCTAATGCGTATAAAAATAGGTACGGAATAGTTGAATATGATTTAAATAGTAAAAAAACAAAAATAAAAAAATCGGGATTGTATTTTAAAAACTTAATAGATGTAAAAAAAGCATAA
- a CDS encoding sugar ABC transporter ATP-binding protein → MENIFNEKIKLTPLLVLKDIKKTFGNTTALKGVFLRAFEGKAMGVLGENGAGKSTLMNILSGVIQRTSGDLYWKGIHKNSFRNVKEAEHLGISIIHQEIACFNDMNVLDNIYAGHEVGRFGFVNYKKEKKMIKEVFKLLKLEVDLNEIMSNLTIAEQQMVEIAKSILRKSKLIIFDEPTSSLSKKEAESLFEIISKLKSEGIAICYISHKLEEIPIVCDFITVIRDGEYIGEYTVNELTEDELISKMVGREVVEKYPQKDNPSYNQVILKVEDLTNDFVKNINFDLYKDEILGFSGLVGAQRTELFKSLVGFFPKIAGRVLLNGEEISLNSVGSSIKKGIYYVTEDRKNDGLFLDETIRKNISISCLNSISNLGFVNLNKEKKLSNHFIGIMSVKTSSGENTVGSMSGGNQQKVLLAKAFAAEPKVIIFDEPTRGVDVGSRREIYDLIYEAKRNGIGVIVISSDLPEVLGLCNRVVVMKNGRITNKLKGEQLSPEEIIKYAI, encoded by the coding sequence ATGGAAAATATATTTAATGAAAAAATTAAATTGACACCCTTACTTGTATTAAAAGATATAAAAAAAACATTTGGAAATACTACCGCTTTAAAAGGAGTGTTCTTAAGAGCATTCGAAGGAAAAGCAATGGGAGTTCTAGGAGAAAATGGTGCAGGTAAATCAACACTTATGAATATATTAAGCGGAGTCATTCAAAGAACATCAGGAGATCTTTATTGAAAAGGTATTCATAAAAATAGTTTTAGAAATGTTAAAGAAGCTGAGCATTTAGGTATATCAATTATTCACCAAGAAATAGCTTGTTTTAATGATATGAATGTTCTTGACAACATTTATGCTGGACATGAAGTTGGAAGATTTGGGTTTGTTAATTACAAAAAAGAAAAAAAAATGATAAAAGAAGTTTTTAAACTTTTAAAACTAGAAGTAGATTTAAATGAAATAATGTCTAACTTAACCATTGCAGAACAACAAATGGTAGAAATTGCAAAATCAATTTTAAGAAAAAGTAAGTTAATAATCTTTGATGAACCAACATCATCTTTAAGTAAAAAAGAAGCTGAATCTTTATTTGAAATAATAAGCAAGCTTAAAAGTGAAGGTATAGCAATTTGTTATATATCACATAAACTAGAAGAAATACCTATTGTATGTGATTTTATAACAGTAATCAGAGATGGAGAATATATTGGTGAGTATACAGTTAATGAGTTAACTGAAGATGAATTGATTAGTAAAATGGTAGGTAGAGAAGTTGTAGAAAAATATCCACAAAAAGATAATCCTTCTTATAATCAAGTTATTTTAAAAGTTGAAGATTTAACAAATGATTTTGTAAAAAATATAAACTTCGATTTATATAAAGATGAAATTCTTGGATTCTCAGGATTAGTGGGAGCTCAAAGAACTGAGTTGTTTAAATCTCTTGTTGGCTTTTTCCCAAAAATAGCAGGAAGAGTTTTATTAAATGGCGAAGAAATAAGTTTAAATAGTGTAGGATCTTCTATTAAAAAAGGTATCTATTATGTCACTGAAGATCGAAAAAATGATGGTTTATTCTTAGATGAGACTATTAGAAAAAATATTTCTATTTCTTGTTTAAATTCTATTTCTAATTTAGGTTTTGTTAACTTAAATAAAGAAAAAAAATTAAGTAATCATTTTATAGGAATAATGTCAGTTAAAACATCAAGTGGAGAAAATACTGTTGGAAGTATGAGTGGTGGTAACCAACAAAAAGTACTTTTAGCAAAAGCTTTTGCAGCAGAACCTAAGGTTATAATATTTGATGAACCTACAAGAGGTGTTGATGTTGGAAGTAGAAGAGAAATTTATGACTTAATTTATGAAGCTAAAAGAAATGGAATTGGTGTAATAGTAATTTCAAGCGACTTACCAGAAGTTTTAGGTTTATGCAATAGAGTTGTAGTAATGAAAAATGGAAGAATCACTAATAAATTAAAAGGTGAACAACTATCTCCAGAAGAGATAATTAAATATGCAATATAG
- a CDS encoding DeoR/GlpR family DNA-binding transcription regulator yields MRKERINLIWDFLKTKEKHSSKTLLKFAKNNKINEMTFRRDLHFLEKNNLIRLYYGFVEVINTNIDHLNNFDINEVNNYEIKKNMAIKAVNVIEDGDSIFIGPGTTCEVLTSHINKNVDLLVTNGIKILSKSSINKKFKQIIMVGGKLLSSKDRISSLTSIIQIQDLRFDKIFITAQSIDENNNVYITDIDEYEFLKVIMKNANKKFLLVDSSKYNSIGNIKLCKFEDFDSVITDKN; encoded by the coding sequence ATGAGAAAAGAAAGAATAAATTTAATTTGAGATTTTTTAAAAACTAAAGAAAAACATAGTTCTAAAACATTACTTAAATTTGCAAAAAACAACAAAATCAATGAAATGACCTTTAGAAGGGATTTGCATTTTTTAGAGAAAAATAATTTAATAAGGCTTTATTATGGTTTTGTTGAGGTTATTAATACAAATATTGATCATTTAAATAATTTCGATATAAATGAAGTAAATAATTATGAAATAAAAAAAAATATGGCTATTAAAGCAGTAAATGTTATTGAAGATGGAGACTCTATTTTTATAGGTCCGGGTACAACATGTGAGGTTTTAACATCTCATATAAATAAGAATGTAGATCTATTGGTTACAAATGGAATTAAGATCTTATCTAAGTCATCAATAAATAAAAAATTTAAACAAATTATAATGGTTGGTGGAAAACTACTTAGTTCAAAGGATAGAATATCATCATTAACTTCAATTATTCAAATACAAGATTTAAGATTTGATAAAATTTTTATTACTGCTCAAAGTATTGATGAAAACAATAATGTATACATAACAGATATTGATGAATATGAGTTTTTAAAAGTAATAATGAAAAATGCAAATAAAAAATTTTTATTAGTAGATAGCTCTAAATATAATTCAATAGGCAATATTAAACTTTGCAAATTTGAAGATTTTGATAGTGTAATAACAGATAAAAACTAA